A window of Mangifera indica cultivar Alphonso chromosome 13, CATAS_Mindica_2.1, whole genome shotgun sequence contains these coding sequences:
- the LOC123195022 gene encoding syntaxin-32-like: MLSKPGQSSYRDRTQEFLSVAERLRKSSNASSSRNGSAITKADDRNSAVAIQSEFNKRASKIGYGIHQTSQKLAKLAKLAKRTSVFDDPTLEIQELTAVVKQDISALNSALVDLQFLCNSQNESGNISSDTTTHSTTVVDNLKNRLMGATKEFKEVLTMRTENLKVHENRRQLFSSTASKESTNPFVRQRPLTSRSAAEASKAPPPPWANGSASSSQLFPSKPADGESQPLLLQHRQQQQQLAAPLQDSYMQSRAEALHNVESTIHELGNIFTQLATMVSQQGEIAIRIDENMDDTLVNVEGAQNQLARYLNSISSNRWLMIKIFFVLVVFLMIFLFFVA; this comes from the exons ATGCTGTCGAAACCGGGACAATCATCTTACCGAGATAGAACGCAGGAGTTTTTAAGCGTAGCAGAGAGGCTGAGGAAGTCGTCTAATGCGTCCTCATCACGTAATGGTAGCGCTATCACGAAGGCCGATGATCGAAATTCTGCGGTGGCGATTCAGTCGGAATTCAACAAAAGGGCTTCAAAGATAGGGTATGGGATTCACCAGACATCACAGAAGTTGGCTAAGCTCGCCAAAT TGGCAAAGAGAACATCAGTGTTTGATGATCCAACTCTGGAGATCCAAGAACTGACAGCTGTGGTAAAGCAAGATATCAGTGCACTTAATTCAGCTTTAGTAGACCTCCAATTTCTCTGCAACTCCCAAAATGAAAGTGGGAACATCTCAAGTGACACAACAACCCATTCAACCACAGTTGTGGATAACCTAAAGAACCGCTTGATGGGTGCAACGAAGGAGTTTAAAGAAGTCCTTACCATGCGAACTGAG AACCTGAAGGTTCATGAGAACAGAAGGCAGTTGTTCTCTTCTACTGCTTCAAAAGAGTCTACAAATCCCTTTGTTCGCCAGCGTCCTCTGACTTCCAGGTCTGCTGCTGAGGCATCTAAGGCACCTCCTCCTCCGTGGGCTAACGGTTCTGCCTCGTCGTCCCAATTATTTCCCAG CAAACCAGCAGACGGGGAATCACAACCATTATTGCTGCAGCACCGTCAACAACAGCAGCAGTTGGCAGCTCCCCTACAAGACAGCTACATGCAGAGTAGAGCTGAAGCCCTTCATAATGTGGAGTCAACTATCCATGAACTGGGTAACATTTTCACACAACTGGCAACCATGGTATCACAGCAAGGAGAGATTGCAATCAG GATTGATGAGAACATGGATGACACACTAGTGAACGTAGAAGGAGCGCAGAATCAACTAGCCAGGTATCTTAACAGTATATCATCCAACCGTTGGCTGATGATCAAGATATTCTTTGTACTAGTTGTGTTCCTcatgattttcttattttttgtgGCCTAA